In Anaerolineales bacterium, a genomic segment contains:
- a CDS encoding prephenate dehydrogenase — protein MAVVNITIIGTGRIGASLGLALQAYSKRGDAKHQFVVTGYDRKVARLRAAAKLGAVEAEVPEITNAVSRADLVFLAMPYGEAKELYELMGAALKPGAVVVDTAPLKLPPQAWADRHFPRDPEDGSAAAYLVGVLPVINPDYLGDPDDSPEGARADLFTGGLMILSPAANCPPEAVQLVSDLTELLGIRIHFVDPHEHDGIIAGTEGLPALLQVAYFQSLSRANGWADAGWISNPAFFLATYKLLDSDPETLAAELHDNRANLLRRIDALSAALHALRDTLTHENSDALADLIDESARKYRVWANQRERNKWETDIEPEATEQGAKSRFSMLGFGSLLPSIGGRKKGKK, from the coding sequence ATGGCTGTCGTAAACATCACGATTATCGGCACAGGGCGAATCGGCGCGTCGCTTGGCTTGGCGCTCCAAGCCTACAGCAAGCGAGGGGATGCCAAACACCAGTTTGTTGTCACAGGTTATGATCGCAAGGTGGCTCGCCTTCGCGCCGCCGCCAAACTTGGCGCAGTAGAGGCGGAAGTCCCAGAGATTACGAACGCCGTCAGCCGCGCCGATCTCGTTTTCCTTGCCATGCCTTACGGGGAAGCAAAGGAACTCTACGAACTGATGGGGGCGGCGCTGAAGCCCGGCGCAGTGGTTGTTGATACTGCCCCTCTCAAACTTCCTCCCCAAGCGTGGGCAGACCGTCACTTCCCCCGTGACCCAGAGGATGGCAGCGCCGCGGCCTACCTTGTGGGCGTCCTTCCGGTGATCAACCCCGATTACCTTGGTGACCCAGACGATTCACCGGAAGGGGCGCGGGCGGATCTGTTCACCGGCGGACTGATGATCCTCTCCCCCGCCGCCAACTGCCCCCCAGAAGCCGTCCAACTCGTCAGCGATCTGACCGAACTACTCGGCATCCGTATCCATTTTGTCGATCCCCACGAACACGATGGGATCATCGCTGGTACAGAGGGCTTGCCCGCCCTGCTCCAAGTTGCTTATTTCCAGAGTCTTTCACGAGCAAACGGGTGGGCAGACGCCGGATGGATCAGCAACCCCGCCTTTTTCCTCGCCACCTACAAGCTCTTGGACAGCGATCCCGAAACGCTTGCCGCCGAATTGCACGACAATCGGGCGAATTTGCTGCGGCGGATTGATGCCCTCAGTGCGGCTCTCCATGCTCTGCGCGATACACTCACCCACGAGAATTCCGACGCCCTAGCCGACCTGATCGATGAATCGGCACGGAAATATCGGGTGTGGGCAAACCAGCGCGAACGGAACAAATGGGAGACCGACATTGAGCCAGAAGCTACCGAACAAGGGGCGAAATCGCGCTTTTCGATGCTTGGGTTTGGCTCACTCTTACCAAGCATTGGCGGACGTAAAAAGGGAAAGAAATAA